In a single window of the Melanotaenia boesemani isolate fMelBoe1 chromosome 22, fMelBoe1.pri, whole genome shotgun sequence genome:
- the LOC121633879 gene encoding glutathione-specific gamma-glutamylcyclotransferase 1-like — translation MKPQDIIACRTSLWIFGYGSLVWKPDFKYIRSKVGYIQGYKRRFWQGDNFHRGSDELPGRVVTLIEDDDATTWGIAFEVSDSQVEESLKYLNVRETVCGGYITRIVDFYPEGEDRSPVPALVYIATADNPLYLGPATPEEIGAQIAVCRGRTGHNLEYLLRLAEFMRKSCPHVEDHHLYSIEKAALAVVCYLLVACTLCFISFQQIHNH, via the exons ATGAAACCTCAAGACATTATCGCTTGCCGGACCAGCCTGTGGATCTTTGGGTACGGGTCGCTGGTGTGGAAGCCTGACTTCAAGTACATAAGGAGTAAGGTTGGTTACATTCAAGGCTACAAGAGACGTTTCTGGCAAGGAGACAACTTCCATCGGGGAAGTGACGAGTTG CCCGGAAGAGTGGTGACACTGATTGAAGACGATGAC GCAACTACTTGGGGCATAGCATTTGAGGTGTCAGACTCACAAGTGGAAGAGTCCCTCAAGTACCTCAATGTCCGTGAGACGGTCTGTGGGGGCTACATCACCAGGATTGTGGATTTCTATCCTGAAGGAGAGGACAGGTCTCCTGTTCCAGCACTGGTGTACATTGCCACCGCCGACAACCCTCTCTACCTGGGACCAGCCACTCCAGAGGAGATCGGTGCCCAGATTGCCGTGTGCAGAGGGAGGACAGGCCATAACCTGGAGTACCTGCTCCGGCTGGCAGAGTTCATGAGGAAGAGCTGCCCACATGTGGAAGACCATCACCTGTATTCCATTGAGAAAGCGGCTCTGGCTGTGGTGTGTTACCTATTGGTAGCTTGTACCCTTTGTTTCATTAGCTTTCAGCAGATACATAATCATTGA
- the LOC121633905 gene encoding glutathione-specific gamma-glutamylcyclotransferase 1-like yields the protein MKPQDTIACQTSLWIFGYRSLVWKPDFKYIRSKVGYIQGYKRRFWQGDNFHRGSDELPGRVVTLIEDDDATTWGVAFEVSDSQVEESLKYLNVRETVCGGYITRIVDFYPEGEDRSPVPALVYIATADNPLYLGPATPEEIGAQIAVCRGRTGHNLEYLLRLAEFMRKSCPHVEDHHLYSIEKAALAVVCYPLIAQ from the exons ATGAAACCTCAAGACACAATCGCTTGCCAGACCAGCCTGTGGATCTTTGGGTACAGGTCGCTGGTGTGGAAGCCTGACTTCAAGTACATAAGGAGTAAGGTTGGTTACATTCAAGGCTACAAGAGACGTTTCTGGCAAGGAGACAACTTCCATCGGGGAAGTGACGAGTTG CCCGGAAGAGTGGTGACACTGATTGAAGACGATGAC GCAACTACTTGGGGCGTAGCATTTGAGGTGTCAGACTCACAAGTGGAAGAGTCCCTCAAGTACCTCAATGTCCGTGAGACGGTCTGTGGGGGCTACATCACCAGGATTGTGGATTTCTATCCTGAAGGAGAGGACAGGTCTCCTGTTCCAGCACTGGTGTACATTGCCACCGCCGACAACCCTCTCTACCTGGGACCAGCCACTCCAGAGGAGATCGGTGCCCAGATTGCCGTGTGCAGAGGGAGGACAGGCCATAACCTGGAGTACCTGCTCCGGCTGGCAGAGTTCATGAGGAAGAGCTGCCCACATGTGGAAGACCATCACCTGTATTCCATTGAGAAAGCGGCTCTGGCTGTGGTGTGTTACCCACTGATAGCTCAGTAG